One genomic segment of Gossypium arboreum isolate Shixiya-1 chromosome 3, ASM2569848v2, whole genome shotgun sequence includes these proteins:
- the LOC108463386 gene encoding stemmadenine O-acetyltransferase-like, producing MKLEVEVICKEMIKPSSPTPQQLRHYQLSLLDQQINSVYNHLVLFYPTKTNVQTHNINILDLHHFKLSVSQALTHFYPLAGRIKGNSFVDCNDEGIPFNEAHVKCQISDLLHDPVPDELNKLYPFPLDDAKVLPMGIQLNTFDCGGIGIALCISHKIGDALSYFTFLNTWAAIARGDTKNVVLPEFVSAKLFPPLNISLPEPALDTSEKNIATKRVVFSASKIEEIRAKYAADHERRPSRVEALSAYIWSRFIASTKKKPSPNVMIHTVNLRTKFEPPLSAQSFGNIFRVAITVPSMDDGSNLVSQIRNSIRKIDNDYVTKLQAGDEDLFEPTNQGDGKGETTPFIFTSLCRFPLYEADFGWGKPVWVSSARLSAKNLVVFMDTATGDGIEAWINLKEEDMAEFGSDEELLATLKSC from the coding sequence ATGAAGCTCGAAGTTGAAGTAATATGCAAAGAGATGATCAAACCATCTTCTCCAACTCCTCAACAACTTCGTCATTACCAACTCTCCTTACTCGATCAACAAATAAATTCAGTTTATAACCATCTGGTCTTGTTCTACCCCACTAAAACCAATGTCCAAACCCACAACATTAACATCCTCGATCTTCACCACTTTAAGCTGTCCGTATCCCAAGCCTTGACCCACTTCTATCCCCTAGCGGGACGCATTAAAGGCAACTCCTTCGTCGACTGCAACGACGAGGGTATTCCCTTTAATGAAGCCCATGTCAAGTGCCAAATTTCAGATCTTTTACACGATCCAGTCCCTGATGAGCTCAATAAGTTGTACCCGTTTCCTCTCGATGATGCTAAGGTATTGCCCATGGGAATCCAACTCAACACCTTCGATTGTGGTGGAATCGGGATTGCTTTGTGTATTTCTCACAAGATCGGCGACGCCTTGTCGTATTTTACGTTTCTGAATACTTGGGCAGCCATTGCTCGTGGGGATACGAAGAACGTGGTTTTGCCTGAGTTCGTATCAGCCAAGCTTTTTCCTCCGCTGAACATATCCCTGCCAGAACCAGCGTTGGATACAAGTGAAAAGAACATAGCGACGAAAAGGGTGGTGTTTAGTGCATCTAAAATAGAGGAAATCAGAGCGAAATACGCTGCTGATCATGAAAGACGCCCTTCGCGTGTTGAGGCTTTGTCAGCTTACATATGGAGTCGTTTCATTGCTTCCACTAAGAAAAAACCAAGCCCTAATGTGATGATTCACACAGTTAATTTACGTACAAAATTTGAGCCGCCGCTATCAGCTCAGTCTTTTGGGAACATTTTTCGTGTTGCCATAACAGTTCCTTCCATGGACGATGGGTCTAATCTTGTTAGCCAAATAAGGAACTCCATTAGAAAAATCGACAACGATTACGTAACGAAACTTCAGGCTGGTGATGAGGATTTATTCGAGCCAACGAACCAAGGGGATGGAAAGGGAGAGACGACCCCATTTATTTTCACTAGTTTATGCAGGTTTCCACTATACGAAGCTGATTTTGGTTGGGGAAAACCAGTATGGGTCAGTTCTGCAAGGTTGAGCGCAAAGAATCTGGTTGTTTTCATGGATACTGCAACTGGTGATGGCATAGAAGCTTGGATTAATCTGAAGGAGGAAGACATGGCTGAATTTGGAAGTGATGAAGAATTGCTTGCAACACTTAAAAGCTGTTGA